The Achromobacter deleyi region GCCAGTGCACCGCGCTGGCGATCATGAAGGCTTTGACCTCGTTGCGGCCCAGGTTGTAGACCATGGTGTGCCAGTCGGGGTGATAGCCCTCGCGCGGGTCGTCGTACTCATAGAGGGACGTGCCGTCGTAGCGGGCCATGCCATGCGGGTCATCCGGGAAGTGCGCGGGCACCCAGTCCAGGATGACGCCGATGCCGGCCTCGTGGCAGCGGTCGACGAAGCGCGCAAAGGCGGCCGGCGGTCCGTACCGGGCGGTCGGCGCGAACAGGCCCAGGGGCTGGTAGCCCCAGGATCCGCCGAAGGGGTGCTCCATGATGGGCATCAGCTCCAGATGCGTGAACCCCATGGAGCGCGCGTAGGCCGGCAGCTTGTCAGCCAGTTGGTCCCAGAGGCAGGAGTCCGCGTCGCGCGCCACCCAGGAGCCGGCATGCACTTCGTAGATCGACAGCGGCGCGGTCGGGGATTGGCGCGCGCCACGTTCCTGCATCCAGGCGTCGTCGGTCCACGCGTAGGGCGCCGGATCGTCCACGATGGACGCGGTGGCGGGCGCATCCTCGCAGCGCCGCGCCATGGGGTCGGCCTTCAGGAACTGGTAGCCGGCGTTGTCGGTGATGGCGAACTTGTAGCGCTCGCCCGGGTGCACGCCGGGAATGAAGATCTCCCAGACGCCCGCGGCGTGCCGCAAGCGCATACCGTGCCGGCGGCCGTCCCAGCCATTGAAGTCGCCCACCACGGCAACCCGGCGCGCGTTGGGCGCCCAGACCGCGCAACGCAATCCGGCAATGCCGTCCACTTCCATCAGGACCGCGCCCAGGGCTTGCCCGGCGTCGCGCCAGGAACCCTGAGCCAGCCGGCGCAGCGTCGCGTCGTCCAGCAGGGTCCCGAAGGCGTAGGGGTCCGCGGTGATCTGTTCCGCGCCGGGCCACTGGATCGCCAGCCGGTACGAGGCGCCGTCGCCCGGTTCCGCGCCCGGCGCCCGGCCGACGTAGAGTCCCTGCGCCTGCTCGCGCAGCGGCATGCGCGCGCCGTCCGAATCCAGCACATCGACGGCCGTGGCGCCGGGAACATAGACCCGCAGCCAGCCGTGATGCGGGCCCAGGATCGAGAACGGATCGTCATGCAGGCCGCAGGCCAGGGCGGTCAGCTCCGTCGCGTCGAGGTGGCCGTGGTCCACGGCGGCGAGCGCTTCATTCATGGCGTTTTGCCCTCGGCGTCGATGGCCGCTGATAGAAGAAGGTTTCGCGCCAGTTCGACCAACGCGCATAGGGGAATCGAGATCCAGTCGGGACGGTGGGCCGCCTCGTAGCTGACTTCATAGGCGGCTTTCTCAAGCTGCGCCAGCGACAGCAGCGTGTTCTCCTGGTCGGGCGTCGGGGTCAGTTCCGCGCCGCGGGCGCTGCGATAGCCTTGCAGAAAGGCGTCCGACGCCTGCTGCCGAAAGCGCGTCAGCAGCGCGTCGCGCTGTTCGGCGGGCGCGACGGACGCGGCCGGGGTGTCGTCCGCCCCGGCGTTGGCGTCCATGTGCGCGCCGCCGATCAGGTCGGAGCGCGCAATCGACGCTGCCGCGTAGTCGAAAGACCGCAGCATGCCGGCCACGTCCTTGTAGGGCGAGGCCAGCGCCC contains the following coding sequences:
- the glgB gene encoding 1,4-alpha-glucan branching protein GlgB — translated: MNEALAAVDHGHLDATELTALACGLHDDPFSILGPHHGWLRVYVPGATAVDVLDSDGARMPLREQAQGLYVGRAPGAEPGDGASYRLAIQWPGAEQITADPYAFGTLLDDATLRRLAQGSWRDAGQALGAVLMEVDGIAGLRCAVWAPNARRVAVVGDFNGWDGRRHGMRLRHAAGVWEIFIPGVHPGERYKFAITDNAGYQFLKADPMARRCEDAPATASIVDDPAPYAWTDDAWMQERGARQSPTAPLSIYEVHAGSWVARDADSCLWDQLADKLPAYARSMGFTHLELMPIMEHPFGGSWGYQPLGLFAPTARYGPPAAFARFVDRCHEAGIGVILDWVPAHFPDDPHGMARYDGTSLYEYDDPREGYHPDWHTMVYNLGRNEVKAFMIASAVHWLRRFHIDGLRVDAVASMLYRDYSRQPGEWIPNRYGGRENLEAVQFLQELNGTVRAEVPDAIMVAEESTAWPGVTAGVPEGGLGFHYKWNMGWMHDTLRYLEQDPIHRRHHHHDITFGMVYAYSERFILPLSHDEVVHGKGSLLGKMPGDAAARLANLRAYLGFMWAHPGKKLLFMGAELAQPAEWNHDATLDWNLLDHPGHQGMQRLVADLNRLYCRLPALHALDADPAGFAWTILDDRDNSVVAFVRTDGQGHLLAVSNFTPVTRHDYRVGVPRSGRWIETLNTDASHYGGSGQGNQGGASTGDMAAHGQPQALSLTLPPLSTLYLLHEG